A single region of the Halorussus gelatinilyticus genome encodes:
- the sod gene encoding superoxide dismutase has protein sequence MSERSNPELPPLPYDYDALEPHISEQVLTWHHDTHHQGYVNGLDSAEETLAENRESGDYGGTAGALGDVTHNGSGHYLHTLFWENMDPNGGGEPEGDLLDRIEEDFGSYEGWKGEFEAAASAAGGWALLVYDPVAKQLRNIAVDKHDQGALWGAHPILALDVWEHSYYYDYGPDRGDFVENFFEVVDWDHVADQYEKTVGNHE, from the coding sequence ATGTCCGAGCGATCCAACCCCGAACTACCACCGCTTCCGTACGACTACGACGCGCTCGAGCCGCACATCAGTGAACAGGTGCTCACCTGGCACCACGACACCCACCATCAGGGCTACGTCAACGGGCTCGACAGCGCCGAGGAGACGCTGGCCGAGAACCGCGAGAGCGGGGACTACGGCGGCACCGCGGGCGCGCTCGGCGACGTGACCCACAACGGCTCGGGTCACTACCTGCACACGCTGTTCTGGGAGAACATGGACCCGAACGGCGGCGGCGAACCCGAGGGCGACCTGCTCGACCGCATCGAGGAGGACTTCGGTTCCTACGAGGGCTGGAAGGGCGAGTTCGAGGCCGCAGCGAGCGCCGCCGGTGGCTGGGCGCTGCTGGTCTACGACCCGGTCGCCAAGCAGCTCCGTAACATCGCCGTCGACAAGCACGACCAGGGCGCGCTCTGGGGCGCACACCCCATCCTCGCCCTCGACGTGTGGGAGCACTCGTACTACTACGACTACGGTCCGGACCGCGGCGACTTCGTGGAGAACTTCTTCGAGGTCGTCGACTGGGATCACGTCGCCGACCAGTACGAGAAGACCG
- a CDS encoding superoxide dismutase: MATYELPELPYDYDALEPAIDQRIMELHHDKHHQGYVDGANAALDKLEEMRGSGDFGDVRSVKRSLAFNLSGHVNHTVFWSNMHPDGGGEPEGELSDAFDDHFGGYDQFKQDFSAAAKGVEGSGWGMLVYDHIADKPIVAAAENHQNQHPQGATPLLVCDVWEHAYYLQYENNRGEYVDNFWDVVNWDDVEERFQQAKQADTIPKHTGSH; encoded by the coding sequence ATGGCTACTTACGAACTACCGGAACTGCCGTACGACTACGACGCGCTCGAACCGGCCATCGACCAGCGCATCATGGAACTTCACCACGACAAGCACCACCAGGGCTACGTAGACGGCGCGAACGCCGCCCTCGACAAACTGGAGGAGATGCGCGGGAGCGGCGACTTCGGCGACGTGCGCTCTGTCAAGCGGAGCCTCGCGTTCAACCTCTCGGGCCACGTCAACCACACCGTCTTCTGGAGCAACATGCACCCCGACGGCGGCGGCGAGCCCGAGGGCGAACTCTCCGACGCGTTCGACGACCACTTCGGCGGCTACGACCAGTTCAAGCAGGACTTCTCGGCGGCCGCGAAGGGCGTCGAAGGCTCCGGGTGGGGCATGCTCGTCTACGACCACATCGCCGACAAGCCCATCGTCGCGGCCGCGGAGAACCACCAGAACCAGCACCCGCAGGGCGCGACGCCGCTGCTCGTCTGTGACGTCTGGGAACACGCCTACTATCTCCAGTACGAGAACAACCGCGGCGAGTACGTGGACAACTTCTGGGACGTCGTGAACTGGGACGACGTGGAGGAACGCTTCCAGCAGGCGAAGCAGGCCGACACGATTCCGAAGCACACCGGCTCCCACTGA
- a CDS encoding peroxiredoxin family protein, whose translation MTLEGSEAPEFSLESTSGGEVSLEETLESGPTIVLVNRGHWCSFCAEQLATFSRVYEDLHFNEGVDVLPVVTSEVPKLVEMRDRFDYDFQLLADPDGEVAEQYSGTEQTSHGLTGIAGTYVVDTDGVVRYEQVADDLTDRTYGNWIRYFLRNDFEDPLDE comes from the coding sequence GTGACGCTCGAAGGTTCGGAGGCACCCGAGTTCAGCCTCGAAAGCACGTCCGGCGGCGAAGTATCGCTCGAAGAGACGCTCGAATCCGGCCCGACGATAGTCTTGGTAAACCGCGGTCACTGGTGTAGCTTCTGCGCCGAGCAGTTGGCGACCTTCAGCAGGGTCTACGAGGACCTCCACTTCAACGAGGGCGTGGACGTTCTACCCGTCGTAACCAGCGAGGTCCCCAAACTGGTCGAGATGCGCGACCGCTTCGACTACGACTTCCAACTGCTCGCGGACCCGGACGGCGAGGTCGCCGAGCAGTACAGCGGCACCGAGCAGACCAGCCACGGTCTGACCGGTATCGCCGGAACCTACGTCGTGGACACCGACGGCGTCGTCCGATACGAGCAGGTCGCCGACGATTTGACCGACCGCACCTACGGCAACTGGATTCGGTACTTCCTCCGCAACGACTTCGAGGACCCCTTGGACGAGTAG
- a CDS encoding cryptochrome/photolyase family protein: MNVHWHRRDLRASDNRALAEAARGDGSVLPVFVFDPEILAHASPPRVAVMLDALESLRADYRELGGDLLVVRGDPREEVPRIAESYDADAVYWNRDYSGLARERDNEVRLALDDAGVSRAAYHDALHHEPGSIRTNKGEHYSVYTYFWKKWRDREKDAPYDAPEEGEIATPADAPDLPGTTALPSLADLGFDEPEADVPPAGTGVARGRLADFREEAIFRYAEDRDYPARDATSRLSPHLKWGTIGIREVWWATEEAMDRADGDPDEEGTEAASVREFQSQLAWREFYAHVLSARPDVVTRNYKSYENDIDWREDEEALRAWRQGKTGYPIVDAAMRQLREEAYMHNRLRMVVASFLTKDLLLDWREGYDWFREKLADHDTGNDTGGWQWAASTGTDAQPYFRVFNPMTQGERYDPDCEFVEEYVPELEAASPDDIHGWHELSDAERERIAPDYPAPIVDHSERREEAIAMFEAARGDD, from the coding sequence ATGAACGTTCACTGGCACCGACGGGACCTCCGCGCGTCGGACAACCGCGCGCTCGCCGAGGCCGCTCGCGGCGACGGGTCGGTCCTCCCGGTGTTCGTCTTCGACCCGGAGATTCTCGCGCACGCCTCGCCGCCCCGCGTGGCCGTCATGCTCGACGCGCTCGAATCGCTCCGCGCCGACTACCGGGAACTGGGCGGGGACCTGCTGGTCGTCCGCGGCGACCCCCGCGAGGAGGTGCCCCGAATCGCCGAGTCGTACGACGCCGACGCGGTGTACTGGAACCGCGACTACTCCGGACTGGCCCGCGAACGGGATAACGAGGTCCGCCTCGCGCTGGACGACGCCGGCGTCTCGCGGGCGGCCTACCACGACGCGCTCCACCACGAACCGGGGTCGATTCGGACGAACAAGGGCGAACACTACTCCGTCTACACCTACTTCTGGAAGAAGTGGCGCGACCGGGAGAAAGACGCTCCGTACGACGCGCCCGAGGAGGGCGAGATAGCGACCCCCGCCGATGCCCCGGACCTGCCCGGTACGACCGCTCTCCCGTCCCTCGCGGACCTCGGCTTCGACGAGCCGGAGGCGGACGTGCCGCCGGCCGGAACCGGGGTCGCGCGCGGCCGCCTCGCCGACTTCCGCGAGGAGGCCATCTTCCGGTACGCCGAGGACCGCGACTACCCCGCGAGAGACGCGACCTCGCGGCTCTCTCCCCACCTCAAGTGGGGCACTATCGGGATTCGAGAGGTCTGGTGGGCGACCGAGGAAGCGATGGACCGCGCCGACGGCGACCCCGACGAGGAGGGGACCGAGGCCGCCTCCGTCCGGGAGTTCCAGAGTCAGCTCGCGTGGCGGGAGTTCTACGCCCACGTCCTCTCGGCGCGGCCCGACGTGGTGACTCGCAACTACAAGTCCTACGAGAACGACATCGACTGGCGCGAGGACGAGGAGGCCCTGCGAGCGTGGAGGCAGGGGAAGACCGGCTACCCCATCGTGGACGCCGCGATGCGGCAACTCCGCGAGGAGGCCTACATGCACAACCGCCTCCGGATGGTCGTCGCCTCCTTCCTCACGAAGGACCTCCTGCTCGACTGGCGCGAGGGGTACGACTGGTTCCGCGAGAAACTGGCGGACCACGACACCGGAAACGACACCGGCGGGTGGCAGTGGGCCGCCTCGACCGGCACCGACGCTCAGCCGTACTTCCGCGTCTTCAACCCGATGACACAGGGCGAGCGCTACGACCCGGACTGCGAGTTCGTCGAGGAGTACGTGCCGGAACTCGAAGCCGCCTCCCCCGACGATATTCACGGCTGGCACGAACTGAGCGACGCCGAGCGCGAGCGCATCGCGCCCGACTACCCCGCGCCCATCGTGGACCACTCCGAGCGCCGCGAGGAAGCGATAGCGATGTTCGAGGCCGCCCGCGGCGACGACTGA
- a CDS encoding transcriptional regulator FilR1 domain-containing protein: MVSSYREQLAEIVAQRDVSVREASAEIPFALLLVRRNNRSRVAVLLQSDDGVTALLTARHRLALDWAERTYERYRRRSRDLSRISE, encoded by the coding sequence CTGGTGTCGTCCTACCGGGAGCAGTTAGCGGAGATAGTCGCCCAACGGGACGTCTCAGTCCGCGAGGCTTCGGCCGAGATACCGTTCGCCCTGTTGCTGGTCCGCCGGAACAACCGGTCACGGGTAGCCGTGCTGTTGCAGAGCGACGACGGCGTCACCGCCTTGCTGACCGCTCGTCATCGACTCGCACTCGACTGGGCCGAACGGACGTACGAACGGTACCGACGACGGTCGCGAGACCTATCGCGGATTTCCGAGTAA
- a CDS encoding alpha-hydroxy-acid oxidizing protein has translation MDDPSEAYGPNRQREVYAGGMLADQRPEMPVSPDELEEAAMAALSEEARAYVVGSAGGEDTADRNREAFRRWRIVPRMLRDVAERDLSVEVCGRGLAVPVLLAPVGVQSIIHEGGELASARAAESLGVPFVSSSAASATMEEVAEELGDSPGWFQLYPNADPDVTESFVRRAEDAGYEAIVITLDTPTMGWRERDVANAYLPFLDGEGVANYLSDPAFRDTLDAPPEEDEQSALWRFVEQFGDLSMDWETVERVRNATDLPVVLKGILHSEDAREAVRRDVDGVVVSNHGGRQVDGAISAVEALPGVVEAVEDERAPGADDDEFAVLFDSGIRRGADAIKALALGADAVLLGRPYVYGLAIDGEDGVREVVRNFLADFDLTMALSGRDAAAELDSSVLTRPGE, from the coding sequence ATGGACGACCCTTCGGAAGCCTACGGCCCGAATCGCCAGCGCGAGGTGTACGCCGGCGGGATGCTCGCCGACCAGCGCCCAGAGATGCCCGTCTCGCCCGACGAGTTGGAGGAAGCCGCGATGGCGGCCCTCTCCGAGGAGGCCCGCGCCTACGTCGTCGGGAGCGCGGGCGGCGAGGACACCGCCGACCGGAACCGTGAGGCGTTCCGGCGGTGGCGCATCGTGCCGCGGATGTTGCGGGACGTGGCCGAGCGCGACCTCTCGGTCGAGGTCTGCGGGCGAGGGTTAGCGGTGCCGGTCCTACTCGCGCCCGTCGGCGTCCAGTCCATCATCCACGAGGGCGGCGAACTCGCCAGCGCGCGGGCCGCCGAATCGCTCGGCGTGCCCTTCGTTTCCAGTTCCGCGGCGTCGGCGACGATGGAGGAGGTCGCGGAGGAACTCGGCGACTCGCCGGGGTGGTTCCAACTCTACCCGAACGCGGACCCCGACGTGACCGAGAGCTTCGTCCGGCGGGCCGAGGACGCGGGCTACGAGGCCATCGTGATAACGCTCGACACGCCGACGATGGGGTGGCGCGAGCGCGACGTGGCCAACGCCTACCTCCCCTTCCTCGACGGCGAGGGCGTGGCGAACTACCTCTCGGACCCCGCGTTCCGCGACACGCTCGACGCGCCGCCGGAGGAGGACGAGCAGTCCGCCCTCTGGCGGTTCGTCGAGCAGTTCGGCGACCTCTCGATGGACTGGGAGACCGTCGAGCGCGTGCGGAACGCCACCGACCTGCCCGTGGTTCTGAAGGGCATCCTCCACTCCGAGGACGCCCGCGAGGCGGTCCGCAGGGACGTGGACGGCGTGGTCGTCTCGAACCACGGCGGGCGACAGGTGGACGGCGCGATTTCGGCCGTCGAGGCGCTACCGGGCGTCGTGGAGGCGGTGGAAGACGAGCGCGCGCCGGGCGCTGACGACGACGAGTTCGCGGTGCTGTTCGACAGCGGGATTCGCCGCGGCGCTGACGCCATCAAGGCGCTGGCGCTCGGCGCTGACGCGGTGCTGTTGGGCCGACCCTACGTCTACGGACTGGCGATAGACGGCGAGGACGGCGTCCGCGAAGTCGTCCGGAACTTCCTCGCGGACTTCGACCTGACGATGGCGTTGAGCGGCCGGGACGCGGCGGCCGAACTCGACTCGTCGGTACTCACGCGACCCGGCGAGTGA
- a CDS encoding putative sulfate/molybdate transporter, translating to MEFSTAALRDRTLAVEWGDATGAVGDSVTVLPVVVAVSALTELRLPVLLLWFGAFQVVWGLRYGAPVSVEPMKALAALVIAGSLSVPELAVAGTLAGAVLLGLGSVGALGALADRIDLAVIRGVQLAVALVLARTGLELGAGAPTTALAAAAVGGAVVALGYRRAAALSVLAVGLGLAAAETGAPSVAVPAFETLPKSGVAVAAGAATGDAFALTGDALAATGAQLAMTVGNAAVATSLLLGDLFDAEVSPDELATSMGAMNLLAVPLGALPMCHGSGGVAGKHAFGARTAGANLILGGLYVVAALGAAELVAAFPMSALGVVLALVAVELGKASLDTDSLALTAGVGVLGVATNVGAAFVAGVAASAVLARVRGAETE from the coding sequence ATGGAGTTCTCGACCGCCGCGCTCCGGGACCGGACGCTCGCCGTCGAGTGGGGCGACGCGACCGGCGCGGTCGGCGACTCGGTGACGGTCCTGCCGGTCGTGGTCGCCGTCTCGGCGCTGACGGAGCTACGGCTCCCCGTTCTACTGCTCTGGTTCGGCGCGTTTCAGGTGGTCTGGGGGCTCCGCTACGGCGCGCCGGTCTCCGTGGAACCGATGAAGGCGCTCGCCGCGCTGGTCATCGCGGGGTCGCTGTCGGTGCCGGAGTTGGCGGTCGCCGGCACGCTCGCGGGCGCGGTCCTCCTCGGTCTCGGGTCGGTCGGCGCGCTCGGTGCGCTCGCCGACCGCATCGACCTCGCGGTGATTCGGGGCGTCCAGTTGGCGGTGGCGCTCGTCCTCGCGCGGACCGGTCTCGAACTCGGCGCTGGCGCACCGACGACGGCCCTCGCGGCCGCGGCCGTGGGCGGTGCGGTGGTCGCGCTCGGCTACCGACGCGCGGCCGCGCTGTCCGTCCTCGCGGTCGGTCTCGGTCTCGCGGCGGCCGAGACCGGCGCGCCGAGCGTAGCGGTCCCGGCGTTCGAGACGCTTCCGAAAAGCGGCGTCGCGGTCGCCGCCGGAGCGGCGACCGGCGACGCCTTCGCGCTCACCGGCGACGCGCTCGCGGCGACCGGCGCGCAACTGGCGATGACGGTGGGAAACGCCGCGGTCGCGACCTCGCTCCTGCTCGGGGACCTGTTCGACGCCGAGGTCTCGCCCGACGAACTGGCGACGAGCATGGGCGCGATGAACCTGCTGGCGGTTCCGCTCGGCGCGCTCCCGATGTGCCACGGGAGCGGCGGCGTCGCGGGCAAGCACGCCTTCGGCGCGCGGACCGCCGGCGCGAACCTGATTCTGGGCGGCCTCTACGTCGTCGCGGCGCTCGGCGCGGCCGAGTTGGTCGCGGCGTTCCCGATGTCCGCGCTCGGGGTCGTCCTCGCGCTCGTCGCCGTCGAGTTGGGGAAAGCCAGCCTCGACACCGACTCGCTCGCGCTGACCGCGGGCGTCGGCGTGCTGGGCGTGGCGACGAACGTCGGCGCGGCGTTCGTCGCCGGCGTCGCGGCGTCGGCGGTGCTGGCGCGCGTCCGCGGGGCGGAGACGGAGTAG
- a CDS encoding S26 family signal peptidase: MSDDTPPDPSSDASRESPDPSLASSPDSSPEGIREWLTWLRRTDHGAVVFAREVASSALMVAVVGLVLFGASGVWPPMVAVESGSMEPHMERGDLVFLMDEGRLAPAYATGETGVVTYRVGKERGFRKSGSYGDVIVYRPDGREETTPIIHRARFWVNDSENWYRKANPKYLAGDNCAEVTHCPAPNAGFVTLGDNNELYDQAVGRSRPVRPSWVRGTAELTIPELGHVRLAVSGN, translated from the coding sequence ATGAGCGACGACACGCCGCCGGATCCGTCTTCCGACGCCTCCCGCGAGTCTCCCGACCCGTCACTCGCTTCCTCCCCCGACTCGTCTCCCGAGGGAATCCGCGAGTGGCTGACGTGGCTCCGCCGCACCGACCACGGCGCGGTCGTTTTCGCCCGCGAGGTAGCGAGCAGCGCGCTCATGGTCGCGGTCGTCGGTCTCGTCCTGTTCGGAGCGAGCGGCGTCTGGCCGCCGATGGTCGCCGTCGAGAGCGGAAGCATGGAACCCCACATGGAGCGCGGGGACCTCGTGTTCCTGATGGACGAAGGTCGCCTCGCGCCGGCGTACGCGACCGGCGAGACCGGCGTCGTCACCTACCGCGTCGGGAAGGAGCGGGGCTTCCGGAAGTCGGGGAGCTACGGCGACGTCATCGTCTATCGACCCGACGGGAGGGAGGAAACGACGCCCATCATCCACCGCGCCAGATTCTGGGTGAACGACTCGGAGAACTGGTATCGGAAGGCGAATCCGAAGTACCTCGCGGGCGACAACTGCGCCGAGGTCACGCACTGCCCGGCCCCGAACGCGGGGTTCGTCACGCTGGGCGACAACAACGAACTCTACGACCAGGCCGTCGGGCGCAGTCGCCCGGTCCGGCCCTCGTGGGTCCGCGGCACCGCCGAGCTGACGATTCCGGAACTCGGCCACGTCCGCCTCGCCGTCTCCGGGAACTGA